DNA sequence from the Perca fluviatilis chromosome 4, GENO_Pfluv_1.0, whole genome shotgun sequence genome:
GAAAGATTCAAAATTCTAATTCATTGATACATTCTCCCTGTGAGAATAGCTACtcattaaaaactaaaataaagtcAGCATTTTGTGCGAAAAACACTCATGCAAtctttatttgaatgttttagTCATTTAGTTTGTGACTGGGTTCATTCAAAGACATTAGCAGCTGATATGCCGCCCCCTGCAGGCTCAGGGCCTGTTCTGTCCAATCACTCTGCTTTATTTGCATGTTATGTAATTGGGTGGCCTGCATGTGtcagtcattttatttttcGTTACTTATACAGAGAGTAACTTTATGTGCTAAAAGATCGATGCAAAAATCGCTTTTTGTTTGGCCTCTGTTCAGTGTTCTGTCTTGATAGAAAAACTTCTCTGTGCAGCTGATGCTTCTCTCAGTTTTGGAATTAGATTTCCcaattttagaaaaaaagatggtAGGTTTCTACCCCGTTGATGGCTGATGCATAGTAACATATGTctacaaacaatacaaaaaaagggCCAGGTTTTTATATAAATACCCAGGCTCCTTATCAAGAACGGAACAACAAGATGTTCCCACTGACCAAGAAGCCATAGATGGAGCCTCTTTATCACCTCGACTCTACCAGACACAAGAATGTAACAAATATGATacgaaaaaaactaaatatgacAGTCATGCATTTTTTGCCATACACAtctgattgtgtttttatttagctTTATATTTTCATTGTCACATAGCTGGTTTACAACAGGTTCATAATATGACTGAACTTtggcaaaagagaaaaaaatacaactatgtacaatatatatatacatatacacatacacatatatatatatatatatataaataactttACAGTACAACATAGGTATCACTAGGTACTAACTACGATGTACCATAATTGTACATGTTATCATGATGCACAGTGAGAATCAGAAAGAGGTTTAAAGCAGATTGAATTTAAAGTGTTGAAAGGcatctgttttatcttttataattaatttttttatgctGCACAATGCAATTCTGGtgtttcatattaatgttcacCAGAGGTTATGAACACAGATGAAATGGTAGCTATAAACCTATATGTCCAGCACATCTGTGGTACACAATTTCAGAGAAGTAGTATTATCCTCCAGTATTCTGTAGCATGGAGAGTCAAAGATAGTACTCTGCTGTTTTTATGtgatttcttctttttaaagtgctcgtattatgctttttgtctttttccctttcctttatcgtgttatatatatctttttgtgcacgttataggtttagaaagtgaaaaatcccaaagtccaccccaaatgcatttaccatctccaacagaaaacactgttcacaaactgctccaaacagctctgttgtagtccagcctttacttccatgacgaacgtgcgtcactttgtaacacattataatgctcgcccagctgctagcatggcacgccctcatactctgcttctgactggctagtagtccttacctagctacttcgcgtgtgcgactcccaacaaaaatTGAACAGTGtgttgcctcactctgtagctaaaacagagagctcaacacacagggtgaaaagaggagctgcagcaatgtgcagtacaaaaacaaattgtgttttttgaacatgaaaccatgtaaaccttttctgatataacctctaaatacaattatgaacctgacaaggagcataatatgagcactttaatctATGGAGTCTCTACAGGGCAGGTTATTGAACCTCATTGTGTGTACTGTTCTGTAGTATTGAGTGGAAAGCTGTTGGAAGTTGGAATCAATTATATTTAGAATTGTTCTTTGATCAGAAAGATTCCTGATTTAAAAGGACTAGTTTACCATATCACTCAATAtcatttcaaagtttttgtatGGCTTATGTTAGACAACATTCAACATTTGAGAAGTTTGGCTTGTGTACTAAACTATAAAACCTTCTGGTATTGGTAAAATAACTCACAGGTGAAAACTCACTTGCCAAAACTCACAGGCTCTATAATCGAAACGTTTAGACTGTGTGCAACATAACTTCATTAATATGACTTCTGTCCTGAATTTCTAGGCAGGACTTTGACTCGTGGAAAGTTTGACTCCGTGAACTTTTCGCATGTGCTTCTTCATGAGCAACCTTTCAGTAAATAACTCATCACAATCCCCACATTTGTATGGTCTCTCCTCTTTATGTTTGGCAAAAACGTGTTTTCTCAGAGTTGAACCCCTGTTAAAAGATTTGTCACAGATGTGACAGCTgaaaggcttctctcctgtgtgagtccTTATGTGTTCTGTCATGTGTCCTTTCAGTTTAAAACACTTGCCACAGAAATGGCAGCTGTAGGGTCTCTCTCCCGTGTGTACTCTCATGTGGTTCTGCAGATTGCTCTGACAGGGTATGTGTTTGCCACATATGTGACAGTCAAAGTTCCCCTTGCTGTCATGTGACTTGCTCTCGTGTGTCTTGAGGTGCCATGTAAGCACAGTTTTTTTGGTGAATATGTAGTTGCATATGTGGCAGCGATATAAGGTGGTACTCGTCTTCTCTTCCGAGTGCTCTGGATCCTCTGCAGGGCTTTGCTTCGGCTCTGtgctctcctctgctgctctaCAGTCTTCCAACTGCTGCACTGTTCGGATGAGTTCTTTCGTCAAGGCGTCCCCGTCATCGCTGTCCTCCGCTGAAGGTTGCTCATCCATGCCGTTGATCCACAGTTCCTCCTCCTGCTCATCCTCCTCCACTTTAACCTGGGAGGGTCCTGGCTCGTCCTGGCACGCACCCGGGTTCCAATCCTGCTGTTTAGGGGGAATCTCCTCGGCGGATGTAGGTGCAGTTGGCGGTTTGGCGTCTGCAAGGATGGAAACACAAATGCATTACATTTGTATTACACATCAAAGTCGTCAGCGCCAAAATAGTGCTTCCATCAGTCCACACCCATCAGGAATTTTACCTTTGAGATCAGCCGCCTCAGCTCAGAGCCACATCAACTTCATGAAGGGACAAACCAGTCAAGAGTGGAAAGCTGGTCTACGCAACCCAGTAGAGCCTCAAACTAGGAACTATtttcttgtgtatgtgtgttatacTAAAACATAACAATGAAAATCAATTactatttcattttaataagTGAATTTAACGGATGTGTGTGCTGTATCTGGATACATGAAGGTGTATTGCCTTGTAACTACCTTTTAACACGAACCGTATACATGTAATCTTTCCTAAGTCTCAGAGGCATTAGATCTCTTAAGATTGAATGTGAATTCCGCAAATATGTGCTTATCACACATATTTGTATCCACATATGTCGACTTAAGTAATTGCAGAACAAAAATGTTTGATTATCGGACTCATAATGGacagcttaacccttgtgttgtcttcccgtccacagttagtttttgctttttccaatgttttaaattgttacatttttcttctacacattttcagcgcttatttctacatcccatattttctgatataaaaattgaaaatgggtcaatttgacccaacgTCAACACAAGGTTAAACAAAGTATCAAAAAGGAATGCAGTGGAACTAAAGATAGTGTATTAATTCCATGCATTCTTCTTCCTTGCCAAAACTTGGTacctacactacccacaatgcaactgtATCGCTCAACAGTTTGGTCAGGAATTCAGGTGTGTTATGCCAGTGGCAGCTATTGTAGCATGTGCGGGACAGAGGTCTGGTAAgatcacttctttctaactccactTTCAAACTTGCTCAGACTCAACTGtcactgactcaagtgacatcacttgaggcaatttaTCAGACTTCAAGGCAGCTACTTCTGAAGACACAAAACGCtttaaactacttttttttcctctcatttgCAGTAGAACTTCCCAACCcgtaaacagactttgatgcGTAACATCTATGAAGTTCCCCTCTAGAGTCACATCAACTGGCACTGAACTCTCTGTTTAAAAGTTTCAAGTCTGTTGGTGTGATCAGAAGTGTGCTATGTCACACCTGTAATTACACCCAACTGTGATGTCACAACCCGTGATGACACAGTGTACCAACACACCCTGGAGTACACTTCTACATCAATTCTCAATTTAATTAGAGCTTCTTATAACTACTACTGTGCATGTTACATGTTATATTTGAAGCAGATTACAATTACAGCGACTCATCAGCAGAGCCACGTGGAATCTGAGCCTGCAGTATTTTctgcagatttaaaaaaaaaaataataataataattaaactaCCCCTGGTAGAAATCAAGTCAGCtaaattctgcagattttcattctgcaTCTCcactgaagactggaaaaaaacAATCCGCTGATTCCGTTTAGGTCTGCTCATCAGGAGCATAGATATAAAACTGTTTTATGCTGCATCTATGATCAGGAGCATGTCAAACGATTGAGTATAAGTTGTATAAGTGGAGTGGATAATACGAGCTAATTTGGGGAAGCATGGCAGTTCCAACGTCAATAAAAACATACAAGCATAAAAGATAAACCTATAAAGAAGCTCTCATCATCAGAAGAAGCCATCAGTCTCGGCGTATCTTCTCAACTTTAAACGGAAGTCAGCATCAGCATTGTTACAGCAACAGAGAAGGTGACATCGTGGACCGTCTTCATGTGCTGTTTGAACGCAAAGAGCAGAGGAAAGCGCTGGCTGCACTGCATGCACTTAAACGGCATGTTCTCCCTGTTTGATCCTGGCGTGTTTAGTCATGGTCGAAGATCTGTTGAAGCTTTTCCCACAGATTTAAGGCCTTTCTCTAGTGTGACTCCTCATATGTTATTTCATATGAACTTTCAGTTTGTATCAGTTACCCCAAATGCGACTGGAAAATGGTTTCTCGTCAGCGTGTGGGCGTGTGCTCTCATGTGGCTGATCATTTGACTCCTGGTGTCGGTCAAAGGTGAAGCAGGTGTACACTGTTTTGGTCGGCTTTGATAAACTTGCATGAGCTGCGAGgtgctattttatttttgacttttctcAGAAAAGCCTGACAGcaaatattacaaaaaacatgtttttcttctttgtgtaCACTGGAGATACTCCAAAGGATGGTAACGGTTGGTGATCTTGTGATGGCACCTCATATTCCATGTGCTCTCCGACTATTATAACTCGAGTTAGGATGTCTGGGTTCTAATTTTCTTCATGCTTCCCAACAGTGACAATCTGAGTTAGTGTGTCTGTAACACTGATGTATGCCGGACATTCGTGTCTGTAACGCTGCTCTATGGCGGACATTCAGGTGTCTCCACAGACCTGGTCTAGAGTTCAGTCAGTTCCTCTTTAATGGGCCGGATGACTGGCTCCTTGTTGGCCTCACTTGGAATACATTCCTTCTGTATCTGCTGCTCCTGAGCACAAACCTCCTGTGTTGGTGTGGGCAAATCGATCTGCCTTGAATCTGTAACAGTGGATAGGAAAATGTTTTTGGTAGCAGCTAGAAAAAGAACTTGTCTGATCACACATGAACTAGATGTTGGGAAATTCGAATGATTCCCAGCAATGACGCTCGTCCTAACAGCAGCAGAGAATTCAAATGCAAGTTATGGTTTGAAAACTGTGTAGAAAAATGTACTTTGAGCACACCGAACATCATAAAAGACCATTTTTATGTGCATGTGATGCAAGTGTGATTCACAAACTCACACGATAACTGCTCCCGAGCATATGACCTCTTACCCATAGCAAGGTACCTGAGCAAATGGTGCCTAATTGTGATTGGGTTAAATGGCTCTAAATGCAACACAACACCACAGTCAACATCCACACTCAGAAGGCATTCAAACTCTAGTCTCTACAACACTGCTGTCACATTATTGGCTGTCTTTATTCCTACTGGTTTTAAGGCTGAATGTTGCTTCTCCTTTGAGGTGTCGCACAATTACACTGTATGGAAAAATGCACAATTCAGCGCTGCTCACACTCATGCTGCGTTTGCGTCATATTGGATGGATGGTAGAGGTGAGAAAGATTCctatgttaaagtgatggttcggagtaattcaccctagggtcctttgcaccatgacctcgagccaaacacccccccagaagcttttttcacctgggtcgaacattgggagagttagtgtagagtagcgttatcagctgaatagcttagcgcaggggctaatggacccacgtttgtatctcgtaagttaccccactaataatgcccgaaattataccaaacgtctacaagtagtacaaataggttatgctctcataaaacgatggattggaaagtttgtaagtacacctgACCTGACATTTGCCTTGTGACCATCTTATGGTTGTGTAGTCTATGgagaagcagcaaaaaaaaatattggatAAAATGTATAGATTACAGTATAGAGCATTACGTGTGTGCATTGGAGCTATTAAGTAATTAAGTAAGTAACCATCTTGTAATTCCAAATGCGGTTTACTGCTGAGTCCATGCTGTGCATGTGCTTTGATACTGTCCAGCCTTGTTTTTTGCTCAAGGTCAATGACTTAAATTTCTCCCACAATTACAACATGCTGAAGAAAATGACTGGGAGTTAAGGGGCCTAACTCCACATTCAGTCAAGCCGTACTTGAATAACACCAGAAAGATACAAGaccactagtctcgcattgccagaccttcctccatagcactgcaaaggagggtctggcgagtctacacagcattctgggatgggaaaaATGTActcttgtttattggcatttctttaaaaccaatcacaatcgtgttgggcggtgctaagcgccgagcATAGAcatggtgctgctgcaaaatagcctcgggaaggaacttgttttggtggaacatgtgcacgttCAAAGgatgttttagttgtgcaacagaaaactgtctggatttaccctgcagagatctgaggagcagttaaccatagtcctcataaatccactggagtttaaaattacaacacaaagaaagcagaaggtaaggGGACATCCGAAAAAAGACACCCGAAAAAAGTGACATCCGGGGGAATTTCCGgcagaacgagagcaatcccggaagtggaacgtcgtggatatagactacaagaCCACAGGTTAGAATTACAAACAGGAAATTAGAGACCCAAAATGCAGTTACAATATGCAACATCACA
Encoded proteins:
- the LOC120556768 gene encoding oocyte zinc finger protein XlCOF19-like isoform X2 is translated as MASSDDESFFIDAKPPTAPTSAEEIPPKQQDWNPGACQDEPGPSQVKVEEDEQEEELWINGMDEQPSAEDSDDGDALTKELIRTVQQLEDCRAAEESTEPKQSPAEDPEHSEEKTSTTLYRCHICNYIFTKKTVLTWHLKTHESKSHDSKGNFDCHICGKHIPCQSNLQNHMRVHTGERPYSCHFCGKCFKLKGHMTEHIRTHTGEKPFSCHICDKSFNRGSTLRKHVFAKHKEERPYKCGDCDELFTERLLMKKHMRKVHGVKLSTSQSPA
- the LOC120556768 gene encoding zinc finger protein 2 homolog isoform X1; amino-acid sequence: MANVTLQSFNVFLTERLTAAAVDIYGFVEKTIIDYQEEVYQTKLENQRLQRLLDLVYKPEIRLHRADAKPPTAPTSAEEIPPKQQDWNPGACQDEPGPSQVKVEEDEQEEELWINGMDEQPSAEDSDDGDALTKELIRTVQQLEDCRAAEESTEPKQSPAEDPEHSEEKTSTTLYRCHICNYIFTKKTVLTWHLKTHESKSHDSKGNFDCHICGKHIPCQSNLQNHMRVHTGERPYSCHFCGKCFKLKGHMTEHIRTHTGEKPFSCHICDKSFNRGSTLRKHVFAKHKEERPYKCGDCDELFTERLLMKKHMRKVHGVKLSTSQSPA